Below is a genomic region from Thermomicrobiales bacterium.
CGCATCGAGATCGACGGTCGCGAGAGCCATGCAGGCAATCGCTTCAAGTCGATTCACGCTGGCGGGTTGGGCGCTGAGGGTGGCGTCAACGCCATCGAAAAGGGAATCATCATCGCAACCGCGTTGCAGCGGCTCGAGCGCGACTGGGGAATCTATCGGTCGCATCCCCTGCTACCGCGCGGACACAACTCGATCATGCCCGGGATGTTCACCGGTGGACCAGGTGGAGGGGTGGATGGGCATCTCAACCTGATCTCCAATCCGGGTACCGCGCCGAACTACTGCTCGATCGAATACAACATCTGGTATTTGCCCAACGAAACCTTCGAGGGCATCCGCGACGAGATCGAAGCGTTCGTGCTGACCGTCTGCAAGACCGATCCCTGGTTGCGCGAGCATCCGCCAAGATTCACATGGAAGACGCGCAACGTCTTCTTTCCGCCAGTCGATACCCCGCCCGATCATCCAATTGTCGGAACGGTGGCGCGGGCGCTGGAGTCGATCGGTCGTTCCCCTCGGATCGATGGCTTTACGGCCGCGTCGGAGCTTGCCTGGTATGCGGATCAGGGAATCCCGGGTGTGATCTTTGGCCCGGGAAGCATCGCGCAGGCGCATTCGCCCGATGAGTTTGTGGCGCTCGATCAGCTTTACGACGCCGCTCGGGCGATGGCGTTGACCATTGCCGACTGGTGCGGCTGAGCCTGCGTCCGATACCTGCAAGCAAACATCGCCGATCTACCGGACAATCCCGCTAGACAGTTGTTCGCGCTCGCACGCCAACGAACCCGGCGAGTCGCCCCACCCAAGACCATGCGGAGGGATACCTGTGAGGATCACAAAGGCCACGACGTATATCGTTGGCAATCCATGGAAGAATTGGCTCTTCGTGCGGCTCGACACGGATGTGCCTGGGCTCTATGGCGTTGGTGAAGGCTCGCTCAATGGCTTTGCCAAGACCATCGAAGCCGCCATTCACGAGTTGTCGCACTTTTATGAAGGGATGGACCCGTTCCAGATCGAGATGATCTGTCAGCGCATGGGCCGTGACCCGTACAACGAGGGCGGCCAGGTGCATATGAACGCGGTGGCTGCGATCGAGACCGCCTGCTGGGACATCATCGGCAAGGAGCTTGGCCGGCCGATCTACGATCTGCTCGGCGGGCGCTGCTTCGAAGATCTCCCCGCCTATGCGAATGGCTGGTACCAGGGCGACC
It encodes:
- a CDS encoding ArgE/DapE family deacylase, translated to MKETPALRIASATDTLGADLTDFTRALVACRSDSQSEGNSEFQGEATRCLDLIAEKLATIGFEVERWIEPPRYPALAARLPGSGGGRSLAINGHIDVVPVGDDSAWTHPAWGGEIADGKLWGRGACDMKAGVAAGVFAAQAIVDAGIERAGDLWMHIVADEEVVGWSTRRLVERLPSVDAVIVAEPTELDILPVEGGLVHLRIEIDGRESHAGNRFKSIHAGGLGAEGGVNAIEKGIIIATALQRLERDWGIYRSHPLLPRGHNSIMPGMFTGGPGGGVDGHLNLISNPGTAPNYCSIEYNIWYLPNETFEGIRDEIEAFVLTVCKTDPWLREHPPRFTWKTRNVFFPPVDTPPDHPIVGTVARALESIGRSPRIDGFTAASELAWYADQGIPGVIFGPGSIAQAHSPDEFVALDQLYDAARAMALTIADWCG